The following proteins come from a genomic window of Triticum aestivum cultivar Chinese Spring chromosome 6A, IWGSC CS RefSeq v2.1, whole genome shotgun sequence:
- the LOC100037591 gene encoding fasciclin-like arabinogalactan protein 1 yields MSLPGALTASSFAVLLLLALSTWPTCHATHNITAILAARRDMSEFSRLLTTTGLADEINERNTITVLAVDDADMAPLRARHLPREALRHVLSMHVLVDYYDHDKLHRLPGGSADVSTLFQASGDAPGSAGMVEISERRGGSVAFVPQDAGDDARATSVLFVKPIHEEPYNISVLQVGAVMSSPAAEAPSSPETSTPTSRHNATDVVPKTKKGTGSADDAADAPSADDGDDEREDHAKKNGAISAAPGRLSLALAFLLAIKIVVRV; encoded by the coding sequence ATGTCACTCCCCGGCGCTCTCACCGCGAGCTCattcgccgtcctcctcctcctcgccctctccACGTGGCCGACGTGCCACGCCACCCACAACATCACCGCCATCCTCGCGGCGCGCCGGGACATGTCCGAGTTCAGCCGCCTCCTCACGACGACGGGCCTGGCGGACGAAATCAACGAGCGCAACACCATCACGGTCCTCGCGGTCGACGACGCCGACATGGCTCCGCTCAGGGCGCGTCATCTCCCGCGGGAAGCGCTCCGGCACGTGCTCTCCATGCACGTCCTCGTCGACTACTACGACCACGACAAGCTGCACCGCCTCCCGGGCGGCTCCGCGGACGTGTCCACCCTGTTCCAGGCCTCCGGCGACGCGCCCGGCAGCGCCGGCATGGTGGAGATCTCCGAGCGCCGGGGCGGGAGCGTGGCCTTCGTGCCTCAGGACGCCGGCGACGACGCGCGCGCCACCAGCGTGCTCTTCGTCAAGCCCATCCACGAGGAGCCGTACAACATCTCGGTGCTGCAGGTGGGCGCCGTCATGTCGTCCCCGGCCGCCGAGGCGCCCTCGTCGCCCGAGACTTCAACTCCAACCTCAAGGCACAACGCCACCGACGTCGTGCCCAAGACCAAGAAAGGGACCGGGTCAGCGGACGACGCCGCCGACGCGCCTTCGGCGGACGACGGGGACGACGAACGAGAGGACCATGCGAAGAAGAACGGCGCGATCAGCGCGGCTCCCGGCCGGCTATCCTTGGCTCTGGCGTTCCTGCTGGCGATCAAGATCGTCGTGCGCGTTTGA